Part of the Ziziphus jujuba cultivar Dongzao chromosome 8, ASM3175591v1 genome is shown below.
ttatttatcataattatgtttacaattattttcattattactaatattatcatcatcattatgattattataattatttttattattattgccattatttatttttatttttattatttctattattattattagcataaGATATATCCggataagtatcacagcctacggttAAGAAAGATAGGTATTGGGCAACTATAATAGTCTTTGGACAAGTAGTAGCCTTTGGGTAGATGAGATAGTCCTTGGGAcagctgtgattatgtgatagttcttggacaagtgattaccttcgagtaaatatgacagatgatattaatactatttttatcatgaaagcaattgctattattattattgttattggggtgatgattgttttacttttcttcttatattatgCATCAGTATATTTTgtaacacaatatttgaaatgtatttgaaatgtacggAAATCAGTGGGTGGTATGAGTGGATGTGAATGAGTAAAGGtataattggttgtttatttagttgattattcctattgcatatatacgtatgtgttttatataaattgttattgaagtactgccactgtggaaattattgtagtaaagtgggaagGATAATGTagtaccatataggagtgtaACTTTGTACaggtaaattttgtggtaagtcatTCCCTTAGGAGATATGCtgtcgaattttccattggaaggttctatggtatttccttgggatcagggcttgtccagGGTTCCGATGAGGGGTCTTGGACAAGTTCAGATAGGAAGTCtacacaaaaaaaatttcataccatCTGAAATGTGATAGATAAATTAAGGACAATATCAATGGAGTGGGGCACTGATAAGCTCTCTTACTGGCAAGGCTAACTGATGTTCAATCTCATAGGGGACTGACAAGCTACTTTACTAGCAAGGCTAACTGACATCCAATTTTTCACGCTACCTTACTGCCAAGGATAGCTAACATCTAATCTTACATTGCTCGAGTGTGAAAAATAGAGACAATATTGGTGAAACGATGATGATTTAAATGTAAAGTAGTCACTTTCTTAACAATTGAGACCTTTTGAGAGCATTTGACTTTATAATGAGCAATTAACTTTAAGATTCAAAAAATCTCTAGAATTAAGCATGTTCTAGTTGGAGTAATCCTAGAAAGGATGACCTCTtagaaattcaaaacaaaaagctaTAGTGGGGACAATGTCAGTAAAACGATGATGATTTAAATGTAAAGTAGACGTCATTCTTTTAATAATCGAGTCATTTTTAGAGCAATTGGCTTTAATATTCACAACAACTCTAAAATTAAGATTCAaaagatttttataattaagtATGCTCTAGTGGGAATAATCATAAAATGGATGATCTCTTGGAAAGTCTGATGGGGACAATATTGGTGGAACAATgatgatttaaatgtaaaataggCACTCTCTTAACAATCGAGACTTTTTTAGAACAATTCACTttaggattaaaaaaataattaattttaaagtttaaaagaactttaaaattaaatatattctatTGAAAATAATCTTAAGATggataatttcttaaaaatctaaacaaaaagctataattgataaattaaaaataatatcaatggGAAGTCGATGGATGGGGCGTTACACCTTTTCTctacatgtatatgtatacctttcttttatttattttattttattttttatgggagGGGACCTTAAATGGTAGTGACGGGCATGAACCACAGAATAAAGAACAAAGAACCCAATGTTCGTAGAAAgccatccataattattttagatagaAAAACTGTTGTAAAAATGATGAGATAAGTGAGAATGTGGATGAGGAAGCACCTAAGTAAGAGATTTTGTAGATGTCACTCATGCTTCTCTTCATGGGGTTTTTAGTACTTTGGCGTATACTAGGGGTAGGCATGAATtaggttggttcggttttggaccaaaatacAACGTAATCCATACTTTTCAGTTTATCTAATATAGAATCCAATTCAAACCATTGAAGTGttaaatccaaatcaaaccaaaccatttatgatcggtttggtttggattgattaatcggtttgaaacttattagtctataaatatataatacaaattaaaagttttccaaacataaaatataaataataaattatagttatcaaaccataaaatacaattagagtaatccaacatagaataaaatataagattgcAATCTATAACATCCAGCAACACtaatttatgttaaaataaaatcaaactaaaaaaatgtaaaaatgaaaaaaaatatactttaaaaattaatatataaaaatgaaaaaaatagaaaatatatcatttggattggatttatactTCCAATtcaataaccaatccaatccaaacaatttataatattttgaatctgatccaatccaattgatataaaaattcaatccaaacCTCTAAAAATAGATTGGATTGGTCGATTTGAATGGGTTGGATTAGATTTTATCCACTCCTAATATATACACCTTTTCTCTCACTAAGGTGTGgcattgaagttttttttttttttagtttatgggGTGGTGAACTCCTTGAATATGGACCATAGTGTCATGTTCCATTGCTAATGTGGCATCAAACAGTGGTTGCTTTTCTTGTCACTCCAAAAACCAAGGGAAGAAAAAcaatattaccccaaaaaaaaaaaaaaaaagggaagaaaaacgaAGTTTCTTTTGCAGATGGGCTTCAGCTCTCAGTAAGATGCAAAGTGAGGGTCAGTCTCTACATTTGAGCCTTTGTGAGGATGAAGACAATCTTTTGTGAATCACGTTTGAtagccccctttttttttaatttatttttatttggcaaCAATCTTTGTTAAAGCTAAGGGTTTTAGCTATTGAAGTGACATTTTGACATGTTCAATAGGGAAAAATATTGGATGAGAgaggcaaaaagaaaaatatttaatatcatgTGAATcctatatattttatctttattttcaaaaatacttaataattttaaataattcagTCACACTTATTTTGcttccatttaaattttttttctcttttttacatgatcttttaaaataatttaaatacctttggaattaaaaaaaaaaaaaacttaataattttttatacatttaagATTATTTACAgacttaaataattttatcattttatcattaaaatattttatcccatattttacatatataattttcattttctattagaaatttttggatttactatattttattaaatttgatttactatattaattttttaaaattttactatattaaatttgatttacatatttagaaatattaaacatctattaatttataattatgaaaaaaaaaggattttacataaaaaatactaaaatttaggaaaaatagatctttttatttttgttccaaaaaaaatagaaaacaaatcttatttttttaaactttttttccccTATTGATTTACATCCAAAACATAGAAcaaaaattggagaaaaaagAAGCAAGATGCCATGGATTGTGACCAAAGAACAAAAAGCACATTTTTCCCAATCTTCCCGATTGTCATCTATTAGGACCAATAAATAAGCAGAATGCAGAATGCCATgggggaggaaaaaaaagaaaagaaaaaaaaaactattttcttcTATTGATTTATACAAGGTTCAAAAAATTGTTATTGATGACAATATCAAGagtttaaaatatagaaatttccatgaaaatatcgaatatcaataaaaaatgataaaaaatgatggaaatttgttttaaaaaatgaaaatttttattaaaactttataattaacttatttaatccattaattatcaaattgattataaaacttgctaaaatattgaatagatgttatattcttcttaataaattgatttataataagcattaataaccatagatgaattattattaataaaaatatgtcaaaaaatacatatatgataaaattatttattaactaaaatatataaaatgattattacaattatattgtagttcataaatatcatcttaacATAGAACTTTtgggtggttgaaaatcatcggtttctttctcattttaattttgagatgtgaaatgtgagaagtagttatgaaaagatgtatctccttgataattttgtatataattattaatatgctaaTCATATGGATCTTGTATTATTGATTGACTATGTGTATAACTACTAttctctgatggttgagtttgagatggtacccatgagttgctacttgatgatattgcataaatatccattgaataaagGTTAtaaaaatgacttccaaccctcatatatccaaaattcatagaaatcgaatattctttttgttgtgacatctccattatagatttctctttacgtatatagtcttttccaatAGCACAAAATCCTTGACTTGCATCTCTACTCCCATaatcttcatcttgtgttgcatgtgtgtaatattgttcactaGTAAATGAACTTAATCCAACTTTTTGGTTTGGTAATTCTCTTTGGACACTACCTcttctaatttctaattcagataatttattgaagttatcttcatcaccactGGAGTTAGAGTGACTACTAAGAGTCTCAAATTATAAATGTATACCACCTAATGGAgctctctcataagcctttgaaatgaatcaccactactagaatttactttTTCAGCAATCACTTTTGAACatttattctctcttttttaGCTTGTTAAGCAATCTTTGGATCAAAATTCCCTTCATGATTATTTAAATGAACATCTCTAATCCATTGGTACATTTGGTTgccatcttcttcatcatcttctattatagtttcaaatattattgttggatccaagtcttgatgattttcttcttcagcttccatatcccttgagtttcatattataataacaatatacTAGTTTTTCAATTCTACTATCTGCTagtctatttatttgttttgtatgtATTAATACAAAAGTACTCCAATTTCTTTCATAGGCAGAGGATGATGCTGTTTGTGACAAAACTTTCAATGCCAATTTTCTTATTGTAGGTGCACTACCACCATACATGACCCACCATTCAACTgttacaaataattattatataattatatatttgtactATTACATCAATTGATATTCACATACTACAATATTTAAACTTATCAGGAGATATCTTTTTTCTAGAAGCAATTACTATTGGTCTTGCAATAAGAGCATCTCGAATGGCTTTGTACATTGATTTTGTCCATTTAAAAATCCTTTGCCACATcagataaattaataaagttttaaaaaaatcttctcCAATGTTTCTGTGTATTAGTTCTATCAAGCTGATGTGGcaacaaaagaaatagaagcCGTGAAGGATACTGTCTACTTCTAGAAACTCTGTTAGACAGACtgaatcaatattttatttatttttattgacttttgttaaaagaaaaataagttctGCGTggacttttggtttttttaattagatatagttttaaaataaaaaaattacagattagcattttagaatattttaaacAGAATTCATTGGAGAGAAATTGTCTAAAACATTATCcattaaatagaaataatgtCATATAAGCATGAACACTTTCCAATATCAATACCACATAAACTCCAATAGAAAGAACCATTGGAGATGCTTTAAGTAaaacttattaatattattcaattcaattcattctattttgagtatatcactaaatgtttaaaaagcaattaaaaagtaaaaaaaattatcaatgaagttaatttgataaaaaaatttactaaatattaataatatttataaatttttaaaaaagaaattaaaaaatttcatgaatattttaaaaatttcagtggaaatttcatgaaaattatagattttttaaccaaattgttaaggatttaaTGTGAATATTTTAcggaaattttcataaaaattttagtaaaatttcagaaattttaaTCGATCTTATGGAAGTTTTAACTATTTCCATTTCGATCTcttcaaaatatagaaatatggaaaaaattttgaataaatatcGAATATTTTAAACCTTCGTTTATATCCATAACATctttttcaaagcaaaaaaaataaaaaaaattaaagctttttcccttttcttcttCACCGATCTGAGTATTTCACTGGTCAAAACGATTACACTTCGATTGGGACCAAAGTGACACCGGACCTGGTCACCTTCTATGCACTAAAATGACCAAGAAGAAGAAActcacaagaaaaaagaaaccccagaaaatatgaaaccaaaaaaaataaataaataaaaaatgaaaagcgAAAACCCACAAAAGCAAAAGAAAGCCTAGTAAATAAAGAAGAATGGGCTTGTCcccaaagaattttttttattttttttttattttttctaacttTAAAAGAAGATCAAGAACCCAACAAAAcatcttcattattattattactattattattattgttattatttcctTACGAAAAGAGAATGGCAAGATTGGCTATGGCTAAGCTTCTCTGGCGAGGCACGGATCCTGAAGAAGAAAGGAACAAGGAGAAGTGTTGGGAAAAAGAGGAAGCGAAAAAAGGAAAGGGAAGCATCGGGTTTGAATGGTTGGGGGGTGGGGTGAGGTTCACGATCCCTaggaaatctatatatatatatattttttaaattttataaaccataaataattattaatttaattaaaataatttggttttttatttttatataatatattgcatGTTTTTCAATGAATATAGGATAAAATTTTTCAGCTTTTCAAacctttaattatatttaattattattttatctttttcaattaaacataatgaaaattaactaatgacAGGATGTGTTTATATAATGTTTCAAATTATGATACTTTCTTAAACAGGATAAAAAAACAGGAATCCATGTAatattaatccaaaaaaaaaagcaagagaaaaaaaagcagAGTTTCTTTTTCAAATGGGTTTCAGCTATCATGTCAGATGCAAGGTGAGGGTCAGTCTCTACATCTTAGCCTTCTTTTGTGAGAATGAAGACAATCTTTTGAGAATGACGTttgatcacttttttttttttttttttttttttttttgttttgtttggcaACTCTCTTTTTTAAAGCTAAGAGTTTTAGCTATGGAAGTGACACTTTGACATGCTTGGCAGGGAAAAGTATTGGATGAgggggagaaaagaaaaagcagtgAGGAAGAAGAAAGACGGAATGGAAGACTCATTTCTTATTTGGTAGAAGCaggggaaaagaaaatttaagtgGATAGTATGTGAAAATTTTACAAACCCATCAAAATTGATCATTCTACAAGTCAATATATTGAGGGAAGTGAGAAAGTAGACCAAACACTTCTTAGAGAGCTTAGCAGCCATAAAAATATGTAGCTGcgagcaatatatatatatgtattattctGGGCAAAAGTGAGCAAAAGTAAAgttgtttacatttttttttttttctgtcaatAATAAACTTATTGACATGGAAATGAAATTTCTATAATGCAGAGCGCTGAACTGTTCCAAGAATACAGCCAAACAATGCcaacttttttttgggtattctttctttatggttttatttatttccaagGGAAAACTTCCAAATCATGTTCAAGATATTATATGTGCAAAATACTTGTATTCTGTAAAAGTGGTAGCTTGCAAATTTCCCATGAAACTCTCTTATTAAATAGTATTAGAGTTAGTGATCCGAATTTTTGTTGACCCGACCCAAAAAGCTTGTGGTGCGACCCATTTGATGAagctaattttggagaaatatttggggccctgttcaattttaaggtgtcttccgtacaatatatattttgatgcttttggggtttttcggctgtaattggaGTTTTAGGATATCGCGCAATTTTGTTCACCTTTGTATCAATTTTTTCGATATTGAATTTGTTTCTCCCTGTCCGTGGTTTTTTCCGTCAAGGGTTTCtacgtaaattgtgtgtttgttcttcgctttctttgtttccgttgctatttgtttttctcccaattccgtaacaaataggaatttcattttctcttttgtaGGAGGACCCAGCATCTAACTTAAACACAAGTTTGCTCatccacaaaataaaaagaaaacaacaaattgTTGAAAAATGAAAGTGGACTGGAAGAGCTGACTATCAGGTAAACCGAGTTTGAACTTGAATAGCTCTAAGGTGGCTCTAAGGTAGTTGaacatataaaattgatatatatatatatatatatatgttagaaaTTGAGGGGAAAAATGTTCTGGAAATTGCTTGAAATTTAGggaaattgcaattttaaagggaagaacacaattcacaaatTTCTTTGTCCATGATTTACTAGCTTTTTTCCTATCCACTTTCTCCATCCTCATCCAATTTAATTCACCAGcatttggaaaattatttaCCCATTATTTCACAATGAACGTGAAAACCAGTTTAACAAGTGCTTTTGCTTGTCTTTATGATGTGTGCTTTTTAAGTAAGGTATAAAGGCAGTACTCTCCCCTGGACAAGCACAAAATTTTTCTAACATTCCATTCATGGCCACCGTCACGGTAACCTCAATGTTGGTAAATTTCCAATGTGCTTTTGAAGTGAAAGGAAACATGTACCTAAATTTGATATTGTTGTACTTGAATTGTGAAGAAAAGATGAAGGAGGCAGAGGGGttaaaaattgtgaagaaaacatGAAGGAGCAAGCAGTGGGGTCGTTGAAATTAAGACATTATCGTTACTAAAATTGATTGGGtttctttatattatttctttccttttgttatTTGGATGATTTGGAACATGTGATAGCTTCATATCCAGCGCCATATGATCCTATTGTTTATTTCATAGAGTTATAGTACATGTAATCTTAGATTTGGAAAACTTATATTCATTAGGACCATGGTCAAGATGTATGTAGTCAAAAGATAACACATTGCCATGCTCTGTTTTTAAAACAGAGCAACTTTCACAAATTGCCATCCTCTGTTtttttgaaaacagagctaACTTTATCTGCTTAGAAATATTGACCGAGATGAACTAGCTGATAGAGAGAACTAGCTATTATCAACCAAAGAATGAGTGGTGCAACTCCATGTCATCTTCATTGCACGTGGCATCTCCTTCAGACATGCCATCCACACAAATGACGATCAGATCAAACCAATTTCAATCGAATGTTGATTTCCCCATACTTCAGCCAAATGAACCAACTCACACACATCTAAGCGTCATCACCAACCAAAATGCAAACAGCTGTTAAAAGAGATAAGTATTTGTAAAACAGCGCAAGGTGATAAGAAGTAACACTTTCAAAAGTCAAAAGTGTAACGTTTTGAACATTCTATAAGTTTCGGTTATGTATATATTACATTATATATTGTAAAGAATCAAGACTcaagagcatcaattcaagtgTGAGTTATTCATTCCGTAcaatattactattttttccctttcttttgcCTTTACCCAAATATGAATTTCAACATCTTTGgtgcttttatttattaataaattttaattcccTTTTTAGAAATTTggtttcttctttaatttttttttcctctcggtctttttctctttgttattgttttttttccctaattttttttttccaagatcTTAATCAGAGTTGCTATGAAACTGTAACGATTTTTATCCAAactggattaaaaaaaaacaaaaggaaaaaaactcgttattaattaatcaaaatcaaattgaagGCAGTGCATTATATCATAAAACTAATAGTGGAGTTCATTGGCAGTACTTAACAATATCCATCACAGCTAATACAATACATAGGGAGTTCCATCATTGACAtgcaatttgaatttaaatgtaATCTTTCAACTCCAGAGTCCAAAACGACTTCTGACACTATTGCGAGGCTCATGTCTTCTAGCTGTTGCGTATAACTTGGCCAGTAATATAGAAGGTAAAATAACAAAGCTGAAGAAGCAAATAAACAAGATGGGAATACCATTGCCAGTAATATAATAGTCGTCCTGGGAGGCCTTGGTTTTTCCTTCTCCAGGGATGACTGTCTTTATACTTTGGTCGAAAGCAAGAACCATCATGCAAAGTGAGACCATTGTAAGATATGCTGTCCAAGCAACTGGGAATAAAGTGACTGCGAATAGTTTTCCAAATTGCGTGAGAAAAAAGTGGAGAAACAGGGACGTAGTAGATAGAACAAAAGCAAATTGATCATAAAATAGAAACTTATTGAATGCTTTAGTTCCGTGGAGAACTGGTAGCCCCTTGTCGTAACCACCGGGCATTTGGAAAGCGGCCGCAAAAGTGGCGGTAGCTATGATTGTTGCTACCAGTAAATTGAGGTTGTTGAAATCCTTCATCGTAGTTCCAAATCCTCCTTCATTTTTATACGGCTTCTTCATGTCTGATGATACCACTACCATCCTTTCAAGCTGTTTCCAGGCGGCTTCTTCGTTTTCTTCAACTTGTgtttcaacttttttcttttccttactcTCTGCTTCACAAGTTTGCTGTTTACAGCCGGCTTCGTCTTCTTCAATTTGtatttcatcttttttcttttccttactcTCTGCTTCATTCGGTTTTCTTGTATCCATCTTCTCTTCAGAACGTGGTGGTAAAACAATTTCTATCTCCAAATTCACCATGATCTTCAACTGGACCCCATGCATGTATGTAACCATTACACTTTTCAATTATATCAATCAGCTTGAAAATATTGATTAATGCCAACACACGTCTTTGGATGCATGAAATTAACCAGTACTATAATTGGTTTCAGAAACAAAGATCAGCATAGAGACAAAAAGTACTACAAcactaaacatatatatatatatatatatatacctatatatagAGGCACCATGATTAAATTATGGGGGTTAAATACATACATAAAACACCTTAACTATATGTTGACATTATAAATAACAACCCTAAACCATAACATTTCTTctataaaaaaagggaaaaaaaaacactttaaaattatatgaatattatgataaaaatactttaaaattacataaatattagtatttcttttcaaaaataaagaattataaatcaaaggatCAAATTGCTTTATactctatataaatatagtagaaacgaatatatatatatatatatatatatgaaatttattatttgaccacttttatgtttattcttttaattttcttaatctcatacctaataaatatttttttttccaaagttaATGCTTGGCTAATGATGTATTATGTATACCATCAAATATTCTTTATTGTACGTCGGAGTcatattatatcatatatgcatattaattaGATGATGTAAGCCATGCATTCATATATAGTTCTATTTTGCATGTGTGCCAGAAGACTTACAATTTCAGCATCCTGTAGCTCCTTGTTTGATAGGATTATGTCAACAAATGTCTTTTTGTCCTTGTTTGTAGCTCCTTGGTCAATTCTTGGGCCATTTgtaagaatttttaaaatatggaaatCTCCTACAGTGGCGGCTACATGCAAAGCTGTATTTCCTTTATTATCTTTCAGGTTTATAAGATCCTTAAATGCGATGGCCCGTTCTAGGAAAAATTTCACCGCCATTTCGTTTCTACTTTCCACCGCAATATGAAGAGCTGTCCGACCGTCGTTATCCAACAACTCACAAACTTCTGGACAACTTTCCATCAACACTCTAATGACAGCAACATGTCCTTTCTTTGCAGCAATGTGAAGGGCAGACATACCTTCTTTGTTCCTAGAGAAAGGAAGGCTTTTCCTATCTTTATTCAAAAATCGTTTAACAAGCACCTCGTTGCCAATATGTGCAGCGTAGTGAAGAGGAGTCCATCCAAAATCATCAGTTTGTTCTAGTGTTGAAGCCTGAAGTTTTTCCAGAACCTGAAGCCCAAAATCTATATAGGAATTGATAAATTGTAGATTAGAGCTAATTAGTTAAGgaaagtatatatttatataacatacGTATTCAAATGCACTTCACTCATCTAACTTACATTGTTTTAATTGAAGTGAAGCTAAATGTTCAATTGAGatcttaaacttttatttttgtttaatagtCAACTGAAGAGGGATAACGTGCATCCCACATTTTGactattttgtataaaatataaataggtGGTAAAAATGGTAGCCCAAGATTCCGTTTTTGCAGCCTCAAAGATACAACGATGACagacaaacaaaaaattgaaaaaagggtTGGGACACTGCCTTTAATTACACAAATCTATTTTGGCTgcctttgaaataataaaagaagtatTCACTTGCGACCGAGGTCGCAGCTAATGCCAGCCTCTTTTCCATCTCCACCCAGGTTGATCCGGGTTGTGGGAttcttagcaaaaaaaaaaagaaaaaaaaaaaaaaacctagtaGTCACTTATTAGAACGGCAGTCAAACTGGAATTTTTTGACCATTCTTTTTCCTACAATTTCCtatattgcaaaaaaattgaaaagagttAATTTTATCCACCTTCACAAAATTAAgcttattttaaatacaatttgatACCTTctgatttaaaaatatcataaatctcCCCTCTAAActattatattacttttttattgtttcattCACACTACATAGCAATGTCAACAGGGCTGGGTGGAACTAGTTTTTAAAATTCTGTTCTCATTCCGCGGGAATTTTTCATCTCATCCCATGATTTTTCCGTATTTTTAGAGGCAAGGTGGGAACGAAGATTTCCTAATC
Proteins encoded:
- the LOC107412814 gene encoding ankyrin repeat-containing protein ITN1-like, with amino-acid sequence MWLTMDSELYNAAIDELSDHNLFGNMDNIRSRGQKNTVLHIAAKSGKLRQLNIKKDHLLRFLYEQNNEGNTPLHIAAKLGHLEIVRILVEMAKKTDVEQNKRLLTMENNEKDIALHEAVRYNHLEVVKLLIEEDPDLASIVNGEGDSPLFMAVDRCFHQVALHILNNAPNYSYQGRNGMNVLHIAAIRSKRRPIPLTWEECDSLWSVRIVLDYLLAGTIARKLFCSRRHDNQKRDFGLQVLEKLQASTLEQTDDFGWTPLHYAAHIGNEVLVKRFLNKDRKSLPFSRNKEGMSALHIAAKKGHVAVIRVLMESCPEVCELLDNDGRTALHIAVESRNEMAVKFFLERAIAFKDLINLKDNKGNTALHVAATVGDFHILKILTNGPRIDQGATNKDKKTFVDIILSNKELQDAEILKIMVNLEIEIVLPPRSEEKMDTRKPNEAESKEKKKDEIQIEEDEAGCKQQTCEAESKEKKKVETQVEENEEAAWKQLERMVVVSSDMKKPYKNEGGFGTTMKDFNNLNLLVATIIATATFAAAFQMPGGYDKGLPVLHGTKAFNKFLFYDQFAFVLSTTSLFLHFFLTQFGKLFAVTLFPVAWTAYLTMVSLCMMVLAFDQSIKTVIPGEGKTKASQDDYYITGNGIPILFICFFSFVILPSILLAKLYATARRHEPRNSVRSRFGLWS